TTGCAGATACTGCAACAATGTTTAGCAATTATGGAGATATTGGAAGCAGCAGTACGAAATACTATAGTCCGCTTTACCAGTTAAACAGAAATTTGGAAGAAGGAAAAATAGATAATGCTACATACAACACGACTCTTGCACAATGGAGAAAAAACGATTACAATAAAGATTATCGCGATAATGTTTGGCAGAATGAATTAAGACAGCGTTATAATGTTGCTTTTTCGGGTAGTACAAGCAAACAGAATACGTATGTTTCGCTTAATTACGATGAATCAAAAGCTCGTATAAAATACAATAAAGGGCGCGCGTTTAACCTTTATGCAAAAAGCAGTTTTCAGGTAAACAACTGGCTGAATGCAACATTTGGAGTAAATGGAACTTATAGTAACGATGAAGCGACTGAATATGATCTTGGCAATTACGATATTCAAAAACGATACGAACGCATAACCGATGATAACGGAAATTTGGTGCAATCAACAGGTGTAGCAATTAAAGATGGCTTTACTTCTAGTAATGTTATAAATCCGGCAATGGTTGAAAAATTACAAGGTTTGACAGGTTTCAAATCTTTGAATTTTAATGTTTTAGATGCACTTCAAGATGGTATTACAGAGCAGAATTCATTAAGTTTAAGAACTTTTGCTAATATAAAAGCCAAATTGTACAAAGGTTTGAGCTTTAATACCCAATTTCAATATGAGGTAAGAAAAAACGACAGCGAACAGTATTACGACGTTAACTCTTATAGAATGCGTTATGCAATTAATGCATTGACAGGATATAACCCGACTACAAATGCCTATACCTATGTTGATGGTTTTTCAGCAGGTGGAAGGTACAAGCAAATGAGCAGCCAAGCGAGTAATTATTCTTTTAGAAATCAATTAGATTTTAATCAAGAATTTGCAGATGGTAAGCACTCTATAAATGCTTTGGCAGGTACAGAAATGCGTGAGACTTATGTTCCGAGAACAATAGAACAATTAAGATACGGTTACGATCCAGTAACGTTAACTTCTGCCGTACTTAATAACCTTGCATTAAGCCAGACTGGAGTTTCTAGTTATATTTTTGGCAGCAACCGTACACTCGCAGCTTTAGGAAGATCGCAAACGGAGGTTTTACACCGTTATTTTTCTATTTTTAGTACGGCGAGCTATACTTATTTATCAAAATATAATATCACAGGAAGTTACCGTGTTGATCAAGCCGATTTATTTGGTGTTGATCCAAAATATAAAAACCGCCCGTTATGGTCTGCAGGTTTAGGATGGAACATCAGTAACGAAGATTTCATGAAACCGCTAAAATGGGTAAGTATGCTTAAATTGAGATCAACTTATGGTATTAACGGAAACGTAGATCAAAGTACAACTCCTTACATAACTGCAACTAGAAAAAACGATAACTTGTATCAGTCTTTACAATATACAAATATCACCATGCAGCCAAATCCAATGCTGAGATGGGAAAAAACGCAAACTGCCAATTTTGGGGTAGATTATAGTTTGTTCCGTGCCAAATTAAATGGTTCCATAGACATTTATCGCAAATACAGTACTGATTTATTGGCAACCACAGATCTTGATCCTACCGTTGGTGCCTTGTCAAGAAGGATTAATGCAGGAGCGTTATTAAATAAAGGTATCGAATTTACTGTAGGTTCTGAGTGGTTTAATAATGGTGATTTACGAATTAATTCAAATTTTGTTTTTGCCTTTAACCAAACAACCGTAAAAAAAGTTACAAGAGCTGAATCTACGGCGTCTGTTTATGTTTCTTCTCCAGCTAGTTACTTTGTAGAAGGGGATTATTTTAATAGCATGTATGCGTACAAATATGGCGGAATGGTTAATGGTTATCCTTATGTTTTGGATGAAAATGGAAATCCCTCTATTACTTTTGATGCAAATGGAAATCCAATTTCAACAAGCATAAAAACAATTACAAATCCAGATGCCTTACAGAATATGGGCTCTTTAATGCCAACTTATACAGGTTCATTATCACAGCGTTTTTCTTATAAGCAATTTGATCTAAATTTCTTATTTGTATTCTCTGGAGGAAATGTAATGCGTAAAGAAACTCTAGACATGAGTTCTGATAATGTAAACCTTTCTGGAATTACAGATCGTTACACCGATATTAATAGAAATGATAATACTCGTTTGTTCGTAGATCTAGACGAAAGTGTTAGAAATTATGCTGGAACTATGAGCAGCCAATGGCGATATTCTACTGCAAATGTCGTAGATGGCGATTATATTAAATTGAGAAATGTTTCTTTGGGTTATAACTTACCAAAGGCTTTCGCCAATAAAATTAAAATAGCATCGGCAAAGTTTACTTTCCAGATGAATAATATCTGGTATTGGAGCGCGGCAGGAAATCATATCGATCCAGAAGTATATTCTGCAAATAATGGTACACGTAATTTACCATTACCGAAGACTTATTTATTTGGGTTTAATCTTACTCTTTAAAAAAATGAAAAACATATATATAACACTTTTGTCGTTTGTAATGTTTGCCGTAACATCGTGCGAAGATTATACAGATGTAACACCAAAAGGAGCTCTAGTAATCGAAACTCCAGAACAATTCCTAGAATTGGTATCACTACCGGGAAGAGGTTATCCTATTACTAACTTTCAGTATTTATCAGATGATCAGTGGATGAAAGAATCAAATGTAATTGGAAGAACATCAAACATCGATATCATTAATTTTACTTTTGATGAAAATACAGATCGAGTTTCTTTAATGACTGGTTCAAGTTTTTACAATCAAGCTTATGCATATATCAACCGATGGAATACAATTATTTCTTTAGTTGATAATAGTAAAGGAGATGAAAATATAAAACGATTAGCAAAAGCAGAAGCTAAAATTTACAGAGCCTACGATCACTTTTTGTTAGTGAATACCTATGCCAAAGCGTACGATGCGCAGACTGCAGCAACAGATGGCGGAATCTGTATCATGGATAAATTTGACCTCGAAGCGCAGCCTTCAAAATCTACAGTAGCACAGGTTTACGATTTTATACAAAAAGATATTGAAGAAGCTTTGCCATATCTTCAGGAAAAACCAGCAGATGTTTACCATCCGTCACTAGCATTTGCTTATGCTTTTAAAGCCAAAGTACATTTGTTCAAACGTGAAATTGCAAGTGCGAAGGAAGCCGCAGAAAAATCATTAAGTTACAGAAATCAAATATTTGATATGGTAGCCTATAATACACAAGGCGGACCAGCATCAGTTTCTGTTCCCGCAGCAGATAATATCGAAGTATTAAGTTATATGTATATGAATGGTTACAATGAACTGAATTTTGGACAATTGTATATCATCAGTCCAGAATTGCGAAATTTATTCGGAACCAATGATGCACGTTTTAATTTATTCTTCAACTCTACCAGTGCAACCAATTTAGATCAAGGATCGAATACAGCGTACTGGGGAATACAATACACCAAGTTTTTTTATCCAACAGTTGGTATGAAAACCACAGAAGTATATTTAATGCTGGCTGAATGTTATGCTAGAGAAAATAAACTTAATGAAGCTGTAGATGTTTTAAATACTTTGAGAGCAAAACGCATTTTGTCAGGAACTGTAAACTTAACGGTGCCAGCGACGAGAAAAGAAACCATGGAACTTGTAGTGAACGAGCGAAGAAAAGAACTGCTTTTTGGTTTTAATCGATTTTTTGATTTAAAAAGATTGAATACAGAAACCGAATATGCAAAAACAATTACAAGAGTATTTCCACTTGTAAACCAAACTGTTCCGCAGAAAACATACACATTACAACCCAATTCCAGATTATACATTATTCCGTTCCCCTTATCGGCACTTACCAAAAATCCAAAACTTACATTAAACACAGACGAAAAAGTTCCGTTTTAATTACAATGAAGAAACTAATTATTTTACTAATCATGCTGTCTGCCGGACAGCATGGTTTTTCTCAAAACTCCGAAAAAAAAGCCGACAGTACCAGCACACTGCCAAAAGGCGTGCAGGCGTATAACAAAGTAATTACTGATAAAGCCAAAAGCAAATCAGGGCTATTTACAGTTAGCCAGGTAGATGCGAAATATTACTTTCAGATTCCAGACAGCTTGTTTAATAGATACCTGCTTGTAGTAACACGTTATCTTTCAACACCCGAAGGATTTGGACGTTTTGGAGGTGAAAAAGCCAATGAGCAGACCGTTTATTTTGAAAAAGGGGTAAATAATACCGTTTATTTACGATCCTTGCAATACAAGCAAGATGTTCGTTCAGCCGATTCGATGCTGGCAAAAGCATTAGCAGGAAGTAATGAAAACCCAATTGTTGCTGCTTTTCCAATCAAAACAACGCATCCAGATACTGGAAATGTGGTGATTGAAGTAACAGATGCTTTTAAAAAAGAAAATCCGGTTTTTTCTATTGGAAGTACCGAAAAAACAGAAAAAAAATTGACCTCTCTTGCTGACGATAAATCTTTTATTGAAAATGCAGATACATATCCAATTAATATCGAAATAAAAACCACGAAAACTTATACAAGTTCTATAGCAAGCAGCGGTACTATAACATTAAGATTAAATACTTCAATAGTTCTGCTTCCAAAAATACCAATGCGTAAACGTTTTTTTGATGAAAGGGTAGGATATTTTGCTAACAAATATGTTTTGTTTGATGATGATGAACAGCGTGCTCAAACCAAATATATTATTCAGCGGTATCGTTTGGAACCCAAAGATAAAGACATTAAAAAATACCTTAATGGCGAATTGGTTGAACCCAAAAAACAAATTGTTTATTATATCGATCCGGCAACACCAAAAAAATGGAGGCCCTATTTAATTGCAGGAATAAATGATTGGCAGAAAGCTTTTGAAGCAGCCGGATTTAAAAACGCAATTGTAGGTAAAGAATGGCCGGAAGATGATAAAACCATGAGTTTAGAAGATGCTAGATATTCTGTTGTACGCTATTATGCTTCTGAAACCCCAAATGCCTACGGACCTCGTGTAAGTGACCCTCGAAGCGGAGAAATTATCGAAAGCCATGTAGGCTGGTATCATAATGTGATGAAATTAGTGCAGAGATGGTATATGATTCAGGCTGGTCCTTTAGATCCAAGAGCCAGAAAAATGCATTTAGATGATGAATTAATGGGACAATTAATCCGTTTTGTTTCCTCACACGAAATTGGACATACTATTGGTCTTCGTCATAATATGGGAGCGAGCAGTGCTACTCCAGTTGAAAAATTAAGAGATAAAAAATGGGTGGAAGCCAATGGGCACACAGTTTCGATAATGGACTATGCTCGTTTTAATTATGTTGCGCAGCCGGAAGATAATATTAGCCCGCAGGGAATTTATCCTAGAATTGGAATGTACGATAAATGGGCAGTGAAGTGGGGATATGGCTATTTTCCAAAGGCAAAAGATGAATTCGAAGAAGAAACTTTATTAACTAAAATGACAACTGACAGTCTAGCCGTTAATCCTAAATTGTGGTTTGGAGGCGAAGGCAAAGATGAAGATCCGCGAAGTCAGACAGAAGATCTTGGAGACGATGCAGTACTTGCCAGCGATTACGGAATTAAAAACCTAAAACGAGTAGTTCCTAATCTAATAGAATGGACATATCAGCCTAACGATGCTTATGATAATTTAGCAGATATGCATAAAGCTGTTGTAAGACAGTATACCACGTATTTATATCACGTATTAAAATATGTCGGAAATAATTATGTTACAAAAAGAACAGTTGATGAAAAGGGAATAGTCTATCAGCCCGTTCCAAAAGCAAAAGTAAAAGCAGCCATAGAGTATATTGGAAGACAATTATTTGTAGCGCCGCTTTGGATGTATCCGCAGGAAATTGACCAGCTTATTGCTTTAAAGAGAGAAGATCAAATATTAGATCAGCAGAATCAAGTTCTCAATATGCTTTTAAGTTCAGGAATACTTTACAATATCAGTTTAAAATCAATGCAGTTCGAGGGCGCTTATACTGTTCCAGAATTTTTAAACGATTTGCAGCAGACAGTCTGGGTAAAATTTAGCGTCAACGAAAAACAAGACTTTTACAGAAGAAGTTTACAGCGCAGTTATATCGAAAAAATGAATTTATTATTACTGCCAAAAGAAACCGAACCAGGAAAAGCATTAAATACCGCACAGCGAAGTGATATAAGATTATATGGAAGACAGCATATTTTAAAACTAAAAGCTGATATCACAAAGTTGATGAGTACCACAACAGGACTCAATAAAGAACATTATGAAAGCATCCTTATAGAAATAGAAAAAATCATTATCAAATTAGACAAACCTACAACATGAAAAAAATATTAATTATTGCATTCATTTTCTTAAGTACTCTGACTTATGCGCAGTTAACATCAAAAGAAGAAGTTGCTCAGGATTTAGTAGCAAAACGAGAAAAAGAGAAAAAAGAAATCACACAAAGTTACTTGAATTTAAAAAACAGTCTTTTAGTTTCAGATAGTCTTGCCGTAGTTAAAAACGCAGAAGCATTGAAAAATTCACTAAAAAATTTCAAATTTAAAAAGCTGAGCCTAGAGCAAATGAGTGAAGCAACAAAAACAAGAAAAGAAATTATAGAATTATCAAGTGCTGTCGCAGCGACCAAAAACATCAATAAACAACGTAAAATTTTCGAATCGCTTTCTGCCAAATATTGGAGCCAAGCAGCAAAATTCAAACCAGCAGATGCTACCCTCCATTTACAGGTTTGTCCAATGACAGGCGCAACGTGGTTAAGTGATTCTAAAGAAATTAAAAATCCTTATTATCCAAAAAATATGCTGACTTGCGGAGAAGTAAAAGCAAGTTTATAAAATCAAAAATTGAATTAGTTCGTATGGATACGGTATTCTGAATAAGGAGCCGTATTTGTCGTTTAGACGCAAACATCAAAATAAATAATTGTGAAATAAAAAAAGCCTGTAAATAAAGAGTTTACAGGCTTTTTTGTGGAGTCGCCGGGAATCGAACCCGGGTCCAAACAAGCAGCTAAAGAGCTTTCTACACGCTTATTTCCTGATTGGATTTTCGTTGTTGAGCTAGGTCAGAAACAACCACCCAACACTTATCTTCTTAAATTTCGAAATCCACCCGAAGCTCATGAATATCTAGGTTTATTTTTACGGTTCCCCTTGACAGAACGCCACAAACCAAGGCTTTCTAGGAGAATCCAGCTTCCCTACCTTGTAGGGACGTGGCTAATCGTACTATAATTCAGATTATGCAGCTAAAGCGTAATTATTTTCGCCGTTTAAAAGTGTGAGATCTTATATTTACGAGCAAGGTCTCAATGCTCGGCGTGCTTACTGTTCAACTCGACTCGCTGTCAAAACCAGTCGACCCCAAAAATAAGTTTGCAAATTTAGACTTTTTGAAATTACTTTCTATTAAAATTTTTTAAAAAAAGTCATAAAGTCCAAAGTCGATAGTCCAAAGTCAGCATTTGCAAATGTTTTTAAGACTTTACGACCTTTAAACTTTCGGCTTTACGTCTATAATTTTACTCTTCGTCCTTGAAATTAAAAGGATAATCTCCAAAAATAGGAGCTAGTTTACGAACAGCATACGTGTTTCTCGTCATTTTATTTGACAACGCTATTATCGTAACATTTTCCTTCATTAAAGTAATGTATGATGAGGTATTGCCATGCCACCAGCCATTGTGGAAATAGTAATTTTGTCCAGTTTCCCAATTAATCATTCGAATTCCTAAACCATAATTCTTAGTTCCTTTACGCTCGTTGCTGTAACCTGTATAAACTTGTTTTAATAACTCAGGTTTTAAAAAATCTGGCGATTGTCTAGCCCTGTCAAATTTTAAAAGATCTCTTGCTGTCGAAAAAACGTTTTTATCTCCGTAAACATTATCCAGATAATCAAACCCAATTTCTACGCCATTACCTTTATAAGAAGGAACAATTTTCTTTCTGTCTTTATCATCATCAAAAACATAGGTGTGTGTCATTCCCAATGGTTTGAAAATCATTTCAGACATAGCTTCTTTATAACTTAGACCTGTAATTTTTTCAATAATAAGTGCTAACATCGCATAATTGGTATTGCAATAGCTGAAACGAGTCCCGGTTTTAGATTCCAGACCAATATCTTTGGTAGCCAGAATTTCTAAAATATCTTTATTGGTTAATTGATTATGTCTGTCCCAAACCGATTTATCATGATCTGTAAAGTAAGCATAATTACGCATTCCAGTACGGTGACTTAAAAGCATTCTAATCGTGCAGTCTTCGTACGGAAACGTTTTTAAAATCGTATTTACTTTTTGATCTAGATCAATTTTACCAGCATTTACCAATTTCAAAACTGCTGTAGCCGTTAAAACCTTGCTTACAGAAGCAATCTGTACAGGTGTTTCAGGTGTTATTTTAGTACCTTCATTTTTATTCGCAAAGCCATTATAACGTTCAAAAATAATTTGTCCGTTTCGAGCGACTAAAAAACTGCCATTCATTGTATTGTTTGGCCAGTTTTTATTATAAAAGTGATTTATTCTGCCAGCTACCGAATTTTTATAGGCCTGTGAAATTTTCTTTTCAGGACCTAATGGTTTCATTTTAGGTAAAGTATCTTCGACTGTTGGAGTATTGACTGTATCTGTTTTTTTGTCTTTGCCACATGAACTTAAAACTAGTATAGAAAAAAGTATTTGTGGTATATTTGTTTTTTTAAGGAAAATCATTTGCATCGTTCTTTAAAAACAAATATATCGAATTCAATTTTGTTGTTTTCTCAATTTTTAGGCTTTAAAATGTGTTTTTTAACATAGTTTTAACGAGTACTTTTTTTAGTGCTTTGTTTTTCAGCTTGTAACGGTTTCGAAACATTCTAAATTACATTTTTAAAACAAAATTTTAACTATATTTGTTATATTTGAAACAAATAACCTGTAAAAAGTTATATTTATTAAACTAGCAAAAACCTATTTAAATGAAGTTTGGAATTATAAAAGAAAGAAAAAATCCGCCTGACAGAAGAGTTGTTTTTTCTCCTAATGAACTGACAAAATTAAAACAAACCTACCATGATGCTTCTGTAAAAGTAGAAAGTTCAGATATCAGAATATTTTCTGATGAAGAATATAAAAACATGGGAATAACCGTTTCTGATGATGTTTCAGACTGTGATGTTTTATTTGGGGTCAAAGAAGTTCCTGTTGAGAATTTAATTCCAAATAAATCCTATTTCTTTTTTTCGCATACGATTAAAAAACAACCTCATAACCGAAAATTGCTTCAGGCAGTTTTAGAAAAGAATATCGATCTGTACGATCATGAAACCATTGTTGATGCGCACGATCATCGTTTGATTGGCTTTGGAAAATATGCAGGAATGGTTGGAGTTTATAACGGAATTCGTGCTTTCGGAATTAAATTCGAATTGTTTAAACTTCCAAAAGCAGAAACTCTTTCGGGAAAAGAAGCTTTGATCATGCATTTAAAACGCATAACAATGCCTGCTTTAAAATTTGTAGTTACTGGAACCGGAAAGGTTGGAAGCGGGGCAAAAGAGATTTTGGATGCCATAAAAGTAAAAGAAATCACAGTAGATAATTATCTGACGAAAAAATACGCACAAGCAGTTTATGTACAGCTTGATGTTTTAGAATACAACAAAAGAAAAGACGGACAGGTTCTGGATTTTAAGGATTTTGTAAATCATCCTGAAGAATATGAATCTGATTTTGAAAGATTCACAAAAGTATCTGACATCTATTTTGCAGGACATTTTTATGCGAACAACGCACCTATGA
This is a stretch of genomic DNA from Flavobacterium endoglycinae. It encodes these proteins:
- a CDS encoding SusC/RagA family TonB-linked outer membrane protein, with the protein product MKLNLQPKKPYKKLKKKIPRLNLTFQLLGLMFFMLLCSYTVKAQNVTINFKNAPLETVLKEVARQSDYEVFYTQKLLKDSSPVTVNVKNSSLKETLNQIFKNQNLKYTLTNQTIVVTASKNEDLGNGLIDIRGKVVNNKNEPFPGVTVTIAGTNRTSITDFDGGFSFDKISPSAVLELSGLTIENKSFGIGGRSEFTLVAEDKVAAMKEVVVTGFQTIARSNFTGAIAKVDEKVLNENINSNLSSAIEGRVAGLMFQKNPNGLGSDTPILRGIGTFSDNIGYSPLIVIDGLPSELTLDEINPYDIESVDVLKDAAAASIYGSRAANGIIVLTTKKGNGKLKVTINSDFFISEKPNLRDMNYASTSELIDFEQAVYNRERARFADTATMFSNYGDIGSSSTKYYSPLYQLNRNLEEGKIDNATYNTTLAQWRKNDYNKDYRDNVWQNELRQRYNVAFSGSTSKQNTYVSLNYDESKARIKYNKGRAFNLYAKSSFQVNNWLNATFGVNGTYSNDEATEYDLGNYDIQKRYERITDDNGNLVQSTGVAIKDGFTSSNVINPAMVEKLQGLTGFKSLNFNVLDALQDGITEQNSLSLRTFANIKAKLYKGLSFNTQFQYEVRKNDSEQYYDVNSYRMRYAINALTGYNPTTNAYTYVDGFSAGGRYKQMSSQASNYSFRNQLDFNQEFADGKHSINALAGTEMRETYVPRTIEQLRYGYDPVTLTSAVLNNLALSQTGVSSYIFGSNRTLAALGRSQTEVLHRYFSIFSTASYTYLSKYNITGSYRVDQADLFGVDPKYKNRPLWSAGLGWNISNEDFMKPLKWVSMLKLRSTYGINGNVDQSTTPYITATRKNDNLYQSLQYTNITMQPNPMLRWEKTQTANFGVDYSLFRAKLNGSIDIYRKYSTDLLATTDLDPTVGALSRRINAGALLNKGIEFTVGSEWFNNGDLRINSNFVFAFNQTTVKKVTRAESTASVYVSSPASYFVEGDYFNSMYAYKYGGMVNGYPYVLDENGNPSITFDANGNPISTSIKTITNPDALQNMGSLMPTYTGSLSQRFSYKQFDLNFLFVFSGGNVMRKETLDMSSDNVNLSGITDRYTDINRNDNTRLFVDLDESVRNYAGTMSSQWRYSTANVVDGDYIKLRNVSLGYNLPKAFANKIKIASAKFTFQMNNIWYWSAAGNHIDPEVYSANNGTRNLPLPKTYLFGFNLTL
- a CDS encoding RagB/SusD family nutrient uptake outer membrane protein is translated as MKNIYITLLSFVMFAVTSCEDYTDVTPKGALVIETPEQFLELVSLPGRGYPITNFQYLSDDQWMKESNVIGRTSNIDIINFTFDENTDRVSLMTGSSFYNQAYAYINRWNTIISLVDNSKGDENIKRLAKAEAKIYRAYDHFLLVNTYAKAYDAQTAATDGGICIMDKFDLEAQPSKSTVAQVYDFIQKDIEEALPYLQEKPADVYHPSLAFAYAFKAKVHLFKREIASAKEAAEKSLSYRNQIFDMVAYNTQGGPASVSVPAADNIEVLSYMYMNGYNELNFGQLYIISPELRNLFGTNDARFNLFFNSTSATNLDQGSNTAYWGIQYTKFFYPTVGMKTTEVYLMLAECYARENKLNEAVDVLNTLRAKRILSGTVNLTVPATRKETMELVVNERRKELLFGFNRFFDLKRLNTETEYAKTITRVFPLVNQTVPQKTYTLQPNSRLYIIPFPLSALTKNPKLTLNTDEKVPF
- a CDS encoding zinc-dependent metalloprotease → MKKLIILLIMLSAGQHGFSQNSEKKADSTSTLPKGVQAYNKVITDKAKSKSGLFTVSQVDAKYYFQIPDSLFNRYLLVVTRYLSTPEGFGRFGGEKANEQTVYFEKGVNNTVYLRSLQYKQDVRSADSMLAKALAGSNENPIVAAFPIKTTHPDTGNVVIEVTDAFKKENPVFSIGSTEKTEKKLTSLADDKSFIENADTYPINIEIKTTKTYTSSIASSGTITLRLNTSIVLLPKIPMRKRFFDERVGYFANKYVLFDDDEQRAQTKYIIQRYRLEPKDKDIKKYLNGELVEPKKQIVYYIDPATPKKWRPYLIAGINDWQKAFEAAGFKNAIVGKEWPEDDKTMSLEDARYSVVRYYASETPNAYGPRVSDPRSGEIIESHVGWYHNVMKLVQRWYMIQAGPLDPRARKMHLDDELMGQLIRFVSSHEIGHTIGLRHNMGASSATPVEKLRDKKWVEANGHTVSIMDYARFNYVAQPEDNISPQGIYPRIGMYDKWAVKWGYGYFPKAKDEFEEETLLTKMTTDSLAVNPKLWFGGEGKDEDPRSQTEDLGDDAVLASDYGIKNLKRVVPNLIEWTYQPNDAYDNLADMHKAVVRQYTTYLYHVLKYVGNNYVTKRTVDEKGIVYQPVPKAKVKAAIEYIGRQLFVAPLWMYPQEIDQLIALKREDQILDQQNQVLNMLLSSGILYNISLKSMQFEGAYTVPEFLNDLQQTVWVKFSVNEKQDFYRRSLQRSYIEKMNLLLLPKETEPGKALNTAQRSDIRLYGRQHILKLKADITKLMSTTTGLNKEHYESILIEIEKIIIKLDKPTT
- a CDS encoding DUF3347 domain-containing protein, encoding MKKILIIAFIFLSTLTYAQLTSKEEVAQDLVAKREKEKKEITQSYLNLKNSLLVSDSLAVVKNAEALKNSLKNFKFKKLSLEQMSEATKTRKEIIELSSAVAATKNINKQRKIFESLSAKYWSQAAKFKPADATLHLQVCPMTGATWLSDSKEIKNPYYPKNMLTCGEVKASL
- a CDS encoding serine hydrolase domain-containing protein, whose product is MQMIFLKKTNIPQILFSILVLSSCGKDKKTDTVNTPTVEDTLPKMKPLGPEKKISQAYKNSVAGRINHFYNKNWPNNTMNGSFLVARNGQIIFERYNGFANKNEGTKITPETPVQIASVSKVLTATAVLKLVNAGKIDLDQKVNTILKTFPYEDCTIRMLLSHRTGMRNYAYFTDHDKSVWDRHNQLTNKDILEILATKDIGLESKTGTRFSYCNTNYAMLALIIEKITGLSYKEAMSEMIFKPLGMTHTYVFDDDKDRKKIVPSYKGNGVEIGFDYLDNVYGDKNVFSTARDLLKFDRARQSPDFLKPELLKQVYTGYSNERKGTKNYGLGIRMINWETGQNYYFHNGWWHGNTSSYITLMKENVTIIALSNKMTRNTYAVRKLAPIFGDYPFNFKDEE
- a CDS encoding NAD(P)-dependent oxidoreductase codes for the protein MKFGIIKERKNPPDRRVVFSPNELTKLKQTYHDASVKVESSDIRIFSDEEYKNMGITVSDDVSDCDVLFGVKEVPVENLIPNKSYFFFSHTIKKQPHNRKLLQAVLEKNIDLYDHETIVDAHDHRLIGFGKYAGMVGVYNGIRAFGIKFELFKLPKAETLSGKEALIMHLKRITMPALKFVVTGTGKVGSGAKEILDAIKVKEITVDNYLTKKYAQAVYVQLDVLEYNKRKDGQVLDFKDFVNHPEEYESDFERFTKVSDIYFAGHFYANNAPMILTKEMLNAKDCKLKVVADISCDVNGPIACTVRSSTIAEPLYGYFPLEDKEVDFFHPAAVAVMAVDNLPCEIPKDASEGFGEQFMEHVIPAFFNGDKDGILKRAKITENGKLTERFSYLQDYVDNGEL